A stretch of the Gossypium hirsutum isolate 1008001.06 chromosome D07, Gossypium_hirsutum_v2.1, whole genome shotgun sequence genome encodes the following:
- the LOC107954913 gene encoding guanine nucleotide-binding protein-like NSN1, protein MVKRSKKSKSKRVSLKQKYKVIRKVKEHHKKKAKEAKKLGLNRKKKVEKDPGIPNDWPFKEQELKALEARRARALEELEQKKAARKERAKKRKMGLLEDDDKERIEEGKGINDSIGTTKPRDNSDRAFYKELVKVIEASDVILEVLDARDPLGTRCIDMEKMVMKSGPDKHLVLLLNKIDLVPREAVEKWLKYLREELPAVAFKCSTQEQRSNLGWKSSSKAAKPSNLLQTSDCLGAETLIKLLKNYSRSHEIKKSITVGVIGLPNVGKSSLINSLKRCHVVNVGATPGLTRSMQEVQLDKNVKLLDCPGVVMLRSEGNDASIALRNCKRIEKLDDPVGPVKDILKLCPERLLVTIYKIPGFQSVDEFLQNIATVRGKLKKGGIVDVEAAARIILHDWNEGKIPYYTMPPVRNQEEPSEARIVTELGKEFNVDEVYNTESSFIGSLKSTDDFHSVEVPASHPLKFDEAMLEDNAQPLQSIEGDEKQEDTSGNGGNDEQMASEEEDAEKAKSKSATSRQNEKLYAVEGMLNTKMKRAENKRRKKAKNKLTSGDDAMDDDDDNYDFGVDYVKGKEQN, encoded by the exons ATGGTGAAAAGGAGCAAAA AAAGCAAGAGCAAGAGGGTTTCACTTAAGCAAAAGTACAAGGTTATAAGAAAAGTAAAGGAGCATCACAAGAAGAAAGCTAAGGAAGCGAAGAAGTTGGGATTGAACCGTAAGAAAAAGGTTGAGAAAGACCCTGGCATCCCCAATGATTGGCCTTTCAAGGAACAAGAGCTCAAGGCTCTCGAGGCTCGTCGAGCTCGGGCACTCGAGGAATTGGAGCAAAAGAAAGCTGCCCGAAAGGAGAGG GCAAAAAAGAGGAAGATGGGTTTACTTGAGGATGATGACAAGGAACGTATTGAAGAGGGAAAGGGAATTAATGATTCTATCGGAACTACTAAACCCCGGG ATAACTCAGATAGAGCTTTCTACAAGGAGTTGGTTAAAGTCATTGAAGCATCAGATGTCATTTTGGAAGTCCTAGATGCGCGAGATCCCCTCGGTACACGTTGTATTGATATGGAAAAGATGGTGATGAAATCCGGTCCTGATAAGCACCTGGTGTTGCTTTTAAATAAAATTG ATCTTGTTCCTCGAGAAGCTGTTGAAAAGTGGCTCAAATATCTTAGGGAAGAGTTACCAGCTGTTGCCTTTAAGTGCAGCACACAAGAACAGAGATCAAACTTGGGGTGGAAATCTTCTTCAAAGGCAGCAAAGCCTAGCAATCTTCTGCAAACTAGTGATTGTCTTGGAGCAGAAACTCTCATTAAATTGCTGAAAAACTACTCTAGAAGTCATGAG ATAAAGAAGTCCATAACTGTGGGTGTTATTGGCCTGCCTAATGTTGGCAAGAGTAGCCTAATTAACAGCTTGAAAAGATGCCACGTTGTCAATGTTGGTGCTACTCCAGGGTTGACAAGATCAATGCAAGAGGTTCAATTGGACAAGAATGTAAAATTATTGGATTGTCCTGGTGTTGTTATGCTTCGATCTGAAGGGAACGATGCGTCAATAGCTCTTCGAAACTGCAAAAGAATCGAGAAGCTGGATGATCCAGTTGGCCCAG TCAAAGATATTCTCAAGCTTTGTCCTGAAAGACTCTTGGTAACAATATACAAGATCCCTGGCTTTCAGTCAGTTGATGAATTCCTTCAGAATATTGCCACTGTAAGGGGTAAGCTTAAAAAAGGTGGTATCGTGGATGTTGAAGCTGCTGCAAGGATCATTTTGCATGACTGGAATGAAG GTAAAATTCCATATTACACCATGCCTCCTGTTAGAAATCAAGAAGAACCTTCTGAGGCGAGGATTGTTACTGAGCTGGGGAAAGAATTCAATGTTGATGAGGTTTATAACACTGAATCTTCATTCATCGGAAGCCTCAAGTCAACCGATGATTTCCATTCTGTTGAAGTTCCTGCTAGCCACCCGCTCAAGTTTGATGAGGCTATGCTAGAG GATAATGCCCAACCCTTGCAATCAATTGAAGGTGATGAAAAGCAAGAAGATACATCTGGTAATGGTGGTAATGATGAGCAGATGGCTTCTGAAGAAGAAGATGCTGAAAAGGCAAAGTCAAAATCTGCCACAAGCAGGCAAAATGAGAAGCTGTATGCAGTAGAAGGCATGCTGAACACAAAGATGAAAAGAGCTGAGAATAAGAGAAGGAAAAAAGCCAAAAATAAATTAACCTCAGGGGATGATGctatggatgatgatgatgataattatGACTTTGGTGTGGATTATGTTAAGGGAAAGGAGCAAAACTAG